The Struthio camelus isolate bStrCam1 chromosome 5, bStrCam1.hap1, whole genome shotgun sequence genome has a segment encoding these proteins:
- the ANKRD9 gene encoding ankyrin repeat domain-containing protein 9 has protein sequence MPWSVRWVGGRGAQSQKQCKKSSFAFYQAVRDLLPAWLLEDMRTMEVFHWEDGGKVSVYSPSEALLYALVHDHQPYAQHLLSKFPQGALAVPSQSFSCCQSSAPHLAMAVRYNRVRILFRILKAIRDFPASDRAAHLDRRGCSRVEGGKTALHVACELVRPECLLLLLGHGASPCLHDSSGNTPLDTLLQQIAQTPAVNMRAKLLCLDCLFFFVPQDLQFPMKQQLLDNRQRWQDLLGENRFQCLVGLAPPSLFVRAMRVLIRTISPEQFPEALDDLPLPHFLKPLDLKLES, from the coding sequence aTGCCCTGGAGCGTGCGGTGGgtcggcggccgcggcgcccagtCGcagaagcagtgcaagaaatCCTCCTTCGCCTTCTACCAGGCGGTGAGGGACCTGCTGCCCGCCTGGCTGCTGGAGGACATGCGGACCATGGAGGTCTTCCACTGGGAGGACGGGGGGAAGGTGAGCGTGTACTCGCCCTCCGAGGCCCTGCTCTACGCGCTGGTGCACGACCACCAGCCCTACGCCCAGCACCTGCTCAGTAAGTTCCCCCAGGGCGCCCTGGCCGTGCCCAGCCAGAGCTTCAGCTGCTGCCAGTCGTCGGCCCCGCACCTGGCCATGGCCGTCCGCTACAACCGGGTCCGCATCCTCTTCCGAATCCTCAAGGCCATCCGGGACTTCCCGGCCAGCGACAGAGCCGCCCACCTGGACCGCAGGGGCTGCAGCCGCGTCGAGGGCGGCAAGACGGCCTTGCACGTGGCCTGCGAACTGGTGAGACCCGAGTGCTTGCTCCTGCTGCTCGGGCACGGCGCGTCGCCCTGCCTGCACGACTCTTCCGGAAATACGCCCCTCGACACCCTGCTGCAGCAGATCGCCCAAACGCCGGCCGTTAATATGCGTGCCAAGCTCCTCTGCCTCGACTGCCTCTTCTTCTTCGTGCCTCAAGACCTGCAGTTCCCGATGAAACAACAGCTGTTGGACAATCGGCAACGGTGGCAGGACCTCTTAGGGGAGAACCGGTTCCAGTGCCTGGTGGGCTTGGCCCCCCCATCGCTTTTTGTCAGAGCCATGCGCGTTTTAATCAGGACCATTTCGCCTGAGCAGTTCCCGGAGGCTCTGGACGATCTGCCTCTGCCGCATTTTCTAAAGCCTTTGGACTTGAAACTGGAGAGCTAG